Proteins from one Camelina sativa cultivar DH55 chromosome 8, Cs, whole genome shotgun sequence genomic window:
- the LOC104709257 gene encoding uncharacterized protein LOC104709257 — translation MDLFCFIALVHAKPILHDLLKDKLTDGGFHEVEKNGKLFLVYHHPKYCPISQIHTPTSSAELSLQPLFLCPTKRQQKDVSYANDSIYLLSSSPEYVIPTTTDSSDHHVLPLFWCNNKEFDTNGGCDICNGSNFGTDYYFCNYCDKKFHRECIQSPLKINHPYHPQHPLQLSTRYYMTFDNIECLCCRILANGLMYHCTICHISMHPTCAMKPITFVVDPQKNHIHPLMFFPRQTCLTCNLCGWLRQVCPTNICVRCNFVSHADCMNLPHIIKISRHHHRISFTLSFPSRSERFCGVCRQSINGDYGAYTCDKCSDYVVHPICATWKNVWDGKELEGVPEEDDITQDVGPFEMISEGVILYFLHDHHLRLEVNILYDEKKFCQACVLPIYEDDLYSCMECEFILHETCAKAPRRIQHALHLHPLKMKQFHNRDFPECDACGRTYNGFGYGCNYKGGNCFNLDVRCASISEPFDYKGHEHRPLFISLNQGVERMCDVCKRRCLKQLNCMKCNFIVCFRCVTLPYKAKYQHYDTHSLTLLWGDEVSEKYWCEVCERNLQDTGAKVFYGCNECYTCFHVECVIGADPYLKPYNYVGGGSENDVQTLPKRKISRPLCVYCKNRCQGKIFKMDHHNMFYRIYL, via the exons ATGGACCTTTTCTGTTTCATCGCTCTTGTCCATGCAAAGCCTATTCTTCATGATTTATT aaaagacaaattaaCTGACGGTGGATTTCATGAGGTAGAAAAGAATGGTAAACTATTTTTGGTATACCATCACCCTAAGTATTGTCCCATATCCCAAATACATACCCCAACCTCCTCCGCTGAGCTTTCTCTTCAACCTCTTTTCTTATGTCCTACTAAACGACAGCAAAAGGACGTTTCTTATGCTAATGATAGCATTTATCTACTAAGTTCTTCCCCCGAGTACGTAATTCCTACAACAACGGATTCTTCTGATCATCATGTACTCCCTCTGTTTTGGTGCAACAATAAGGAATTTGATACCAATGGTGGGTGTGACATATGCAATGGCTCAAATTTTGGTACAGACTATTACTTCTGTAACTACTGTGATAAAAAATTCCATAGGGAGTGTATCCAGTCTCCACTAAAAATTAATCATCCTTACCACCCTCAACATCCTCTCCAACTTTCCACTCGTTATTATATGACTTTCGATAATATTGAGTGTTTATGTTGTAGAATATTAGCAAATGGGTTAATGTATCATTGTACGATATGTCATATTTCTATGCATCCAACATGTGCGATGAAACCAATAACCTTTGTTGTAGACCCACAAAAAAACCATATTCATCCTCTCATGTTTTTCCCCAGACAAACTTGCTTAACTTGTAACCTTTGTGGTTGGCTGAGACAAGTTTGTCCCACCAACATTTGTGTCAGATGCAACTTTGTATCTCATGCTGATTGTATGAATCTCCCACACATCATCAAGATATCACGTCACCACCATCGTATCTCCTTCACTCTTTCTTTTCCATCAAGATCAGAACGGTTTTGTGGAGTTTGTCGTCAAAGTATTAACGGTGATTATGGTGCGTATACTTGTGACAAGTGTAGCGATTATGTTGTTCATCCAATATGTGCTACATGGAAGAATGTGTGGGATGGAAAAGAACTTGAAGGTGTaccagaagaagatgatataacACAAGATGTTGGGCCGTTTGAAATGATATCTGAAGGAGTGatactttattttcttcatgaCCATCATCTCCGGCTCGAGGTCAATATACTTTATGACGAGAAAAAATTTTGTCAAGCGTGTGTCCTTCCTATCTATGAAGATGACTTGTATTCATGTATGGAGTGTGAGTTCATCCTCCATGAAACATGTGCTAAGGCTCCCCGTAGAATTCAACATGCCTTACATCTTCATCCACTTAAAATGAAGCAGTTTCACAATAGAGATTTTCCCGAATGTGATGCTTGTGGTCGTACGTATAATGGCTTTGGCTATGGGTGCAATTACAAAGGTGGAAACTGCTTTAATCTAGATGTAAGGTGTGCTTCAATTTCTGAGCCGTTTGATTACAAAGGTCATGAACATCGTCCCTTGTTCATATCTTTAAACCAAGGAGTAGAACGTATGTGTGACGTATGCAAAAGAAGATGTCTTAAACAATTAAATTGCATGAAATGcaattttattgtatgtttcAGGTGCGTTACCTTACCATACAAAGCAAAATATCAGCATTACGACACACATTCTCTCACGTTGTTATGGGGTGACGAAGTAAGCGAGAAATATTGGTGTGAGGTGTGCGAACGTAATTTACAAGATACGGGAGCAAAAGTGTTTTACGGGTGCAATGAATGCTACACATGTTTTCATGTTGAATGCGTAATTGGTGCAGACCCATATTTGAAGCCCTATAATTACGTAGGAGGGGGATCGGAGAATGATGTTCAGACTCTTCCCAAACGTAAAATTTCTCGACCATTATGCGTTTATTGTAAGAATCGTTGTCAAGGGAAAATATTTAAGATGGACCATCATAACATGTTCTATAGAATTTatttatag